The following proteins come from a genomic window of Alnus glutinosa chromosome 10, dhAlnGlut1.1, whole genome shotgun sequence:
- the LOC133879254 gene encoding uncharacterized protein LOC133879254, whose amino-acid sequence MALPMTVPLPVPVTVRVTVPVPVAVPFSLPVMVMISVPVPMTVPEPVPVTETVRVPVPVAVPLPVAVPLPVMVPMLVPVSVLVPMAFPMLVMVPVLVLVSVPVLVPIPVPVPVSVPALVPVPVPVPMPVLVSAPVPLLVPNANLGGNIVVSEIYTVARGGRKTTVVAMKERWEALEHSGKARQTKEGDKLGLEK is encoded by the exons ATGGCTTTGCCGATGACGGTCCCATTGCCTGTGCCGGTGACAGTGAGGGTGACGGTGCCCGTGCCCGTGGCGGTGCCATTTTCACTGCCGGTTATGGTGATGATTTCAGTGCCTGTGCCGATGACAGTGCCTGAGCCTGTGCCGGTGACAGAGACGGTGAGAGTGCCGGTGCCGGTGGCAGTCCCATTGCCCGTGGCAGTCCCATTGCCGGTGATGGTGCCTATGCTAGTGCCAGTTTCGGTGCTAGTGCCGATGGCTTTCCCTATGCTGGTGATGGTGCCTGTGCTAGTGCTAGTTTCAGTGCCGGTTCTGGTTCCCATCCCAGTGCCCGTGCCGGTTTCGGTGCCTGCTCTTGTGCCAGTTCCTGTTCCTGTCCCGATGCCTGTGCTGGTGTCAGCTCCAGTTCCGTTGCTAGTGCCCAATGCCAAT CTCGGAGGAAACATTGTGGTGAGTGAGATCTACACAGTGGCCCGTGGTGGTCGGAAGACGACGGTGGTGGCAATGAAAGAAAGGTGGGAGGCCCTTGAACACAGTGGCAAGGCTCGTCAAACCAAGGAGGGTGACAAATTGGGCCTAGAGAAATAG